One window from the genome of Salvia splendens isolate huo1 chromosome 9, SspV2, whole genome shotgun sequence encodes:
- the LOC121749656 gene encoding protein MAIN-LIKE 2-like isoform X2, with product MKSEDYYSTPHVTTYNNVMDYYATNPGPIDDSILKDQDKHVSAAVWEGQERGALRCHEHTSKLDRWLLTESQIELVKRAGFGYLRLIPAISLDNPLISALVERWRKETNTFHTTVGEMTITLEDVAYLLGLRIDGEPVIGVTYTTCDSVCIKYLGKAPDSGYTSGGMVKLSWLKEAFSVCPEDASIEDVEHHTRAYLLYLVGSTIFSTTTGNKVPVMYLPLFENFDEAGKYAWGAAALSFLYRALGNASLRSQSTISGCLTLLQCWSYYRLNVGRPKLHHDPIHECFPFVLRWKGKQSGPTSNRDVVFYRKALDSLKATDVDWCPYANISHTIIPESILNQLILGRSKTMLICFDKAERHLPDRCLRQFGIHQMVPEEVQHWERKTRGVDGGVDLSGKMEAEINEWENRRFHIVEAEEGLDEGQYVNWYSRITRRLVGRPIPISSEFQRMNAALRDIAHVADTLSTHGMDDLQIQSVTRIRYIVHECLRDHAGTSTVSLENSESEAVKKIRGKERVRRRGTSKRRRKDDPEEFYASSMHIQVYNVPNEVDHEQNLGLPRIPGHALSPTQRIGGVMENNGTNEADQHEVEEVDEDHLSHGSEENPCESLTNVGVVEQPSLGTSEDVTHQNDFSVTA from the exons ATGAAGTCTGAAGATTATTATTCGACCCCCC ATGTAACTACTTATAACAACGTGATGGATTATTATGCAACCAACCCTGGACCAATTGATGATTCCATTCTAAAAGATCAAGATAAGCATGTTTCAGCTGCAGTTTGGGAGGGACAG GAGAGAGGTGCACTTCGATGCCATGAGCATACTTCAAAGCTTGATCGTTGGCTACTTACTGAGAGTCAAATTGAATTAGTTAAGAGGGCTGGATTTGGCTATTTGAGATTAATCCCCGCAATTAGTCTTGATAATCCACTCATATCTGCTCTAGTGGAGAGATGGAGGAAAGAAACTAATACATTTCATACGACTGTCGGAGAAATGACCATAACACTCGAAGATGTTGCTTACTTGCTTGGACTTCGAATCGATGGTGAACCTGTAATAGGTGTAACGTACACCACCTGTGATTCAGTATGTATCAAATATCTGGGTAAAGCACCAGATTCAGGGTACACGAGTGGTGGGATGGTGAAGCTGAGCTGGCTGAAAGAAGCTTTCTCCGTATGTCCCGAGGATGCTTCCATTGAAGACGTCGAGCACCACACTCGTGCCTACCTTCTATACCTTGTTGGTAGCACGATTTTTTCAACCACGACTGGTAATAAAGTGCCAGTTATGTATCTCCCGTTATTCGAGAATTTTGATGAAGCTGGGAAGTATGCATGGGGTGCAGCAGCGTTGTCCTTCTTATACAGGGCACTCGGTAATGCCTCCCTTAGATCGCAAAGCACTATTAGTGGCTGTTTGACGCTGCTACAG TGCTGGAGTTACTATCGCCTGAATGTTGGTCGGCCTAAACTTCATCACGATCCTATCCATGAATGTTTTCCTTTTGTACTTAGGTGGAAAGGGAAACAAAGCGGTCCAACCTCAAATCGTGACGTGGTCTTCTACCGTAAAGCTTTGGATTCTCTAAAAGCTACCGAT GTTGATTGGTGTCCGTATGCAAATATCAGCCATACTATTATACCCGAGAGCATCTTAAACCAACTCATTCTCGGAAGATCCAAGACAATGTTGATCTGCTTCGACAAGGCAGAAAGACACCTTCCAGATCGTTGCCTAAGGCAGTTTGGCATACATCAAATGGTCCCGGAAGAAGTGCAGCATTGGGAAAGGAAGACCCGTGGTGTTGATGGCGGGGTAGATCTATCTGGGAAAATGGAGGCAGAGATAAATGAGTGGGAAAATCGTCGTTTCCATATTGTGGAGGCTGAGGAAGGCCTCGATGAGGGCCAATACGTGAACTGGTACTCAAGAATCACGCGGAGGCTGGTAGGAAGGCCTATACCTATCTCATCAGAGTTTCAGAGAATG AATGCTGCACTGAGGGACATTGCACATGTAGCAGATACCCTCTCGACGCACGGAATGGACGACCTACAAATACAGTCTGTTACGAGAATCAGGTACATCGTACACGAATGCCTGAGGGATCATGCTGGAACGTCAACCGTGTCCTTGGAAAACTCAgagagtgaggctgtcaagaaGATCAGAGGAAAGGAAAGGGTAAGAAGAAGGGGTACAAGTAAACGCAGACGAAAAGATGATCCTGAGGAATTCTATGCGTCAAGCATGCATATCCAAGTATATAACGTGCCCAATGAGGTTGATCACGAACAAAATCTGGGCCTCCCACGGATTCCTGGTCACGCTTTATCACCCACTCAGAGAATCGGTGGGGTGATGGAAAACAATGGCACTAATGAAGCTGATCAGCACGAAGTCGAAGAAGTTGATGAAGACCACCTTTCTCATGGATCGGAGGAAAATCCATGCGAGTCCCTTACTAATGTTGGTGTTGTAGAGCAGCCCTCGCTGGGAACTAGTGAGGACGTGACCCACCAGAACGATTTCAGTGTCACAGCGTAG
- the LOC121749656 gene encoding protein MAIN-LIKE 2-like isoform X3 yields the protein MGRFNVFDVTTYNNVMDYYATNPGPIDDSILKDQDKHVSAAVWEGQERGALRCHEHTSKLDRWLLTESQIELVKRAGFGYLRLIPAISLDNPLISALVERWRKETNTFHTTVGEMTITLEDVAYLLGLRIDGEPVIGVTYTTCDSVCIKYLGKAPDSGYTSGGMVKLSWLKEAFSVCPEDASIEDVEHHTRAYLLYLVGSTIFSTTTGNKVPVMYLPLFENFDEAGKYAWGAAALSFLYRALGNASLRSQSTISGCLTLLQCWSYYRLNVGRPKLHHDPIHECFPFVLRWKGKQSGPTSNRDVVFYRKALDSLKATDVDWCPYANISHTIIPESILNQLILGRSKTMLICFDKAERHLPDRCLRQFGIHQMVPEEVQHWERKTRGVDGGVDLSGKMEAEINEWENRRFHIVEAEEGLDEGQYVNWYSRITRRLVGRPIPISSEFQRMNAALRDIAHVADTLSTHGMDDLQIQSVTRIRYIVHECLRDHAGTSTVSLENSESEAVKKIRGKERVRRRGTSKRRRKDDPEEFYASSMHIQVYNVPNEVDHEQNLGLPRIPGHALSPTQRIGGVMENNGTNEADQHEVEEVDEDHLSHGSEENPCESLTNVGVVEQPSLGTSEDVTHQNDFSVTA from the exons ATGGGTCGATTCAATGTATTCG ATGTAACTACTTATAACAACGTGATGGATTATTATGCAACCAACCCTGGACCAATTGATGATTCCATTCTAAAAGATCAAGATAAGCATGTTTCAGCTGCAGTTTGGGAGGGACAG GAGAGAGGTGCACTTCGATGCCATGAGCATACTTCAAAGCTTGATCGTTGGCTACTTACTGAGAGTCAAATTGAATTAGTTAAGAGGGCTGGATTTGGCTATTTGAGATTAATCCCCGCAATTAGTCTTGATAATCCACTCATATCTGCTCTAGTGGAGAGATGGAGGAAAGAAACTAATACATTTCATACGACTGTCGGAGAAATGACCATAACACTCGAAGATGTTGCTTACTTGCTTGGACTTCGAATCGATGGTGAACCTGTAATAGGTGTAACGTACACCACCTGTGATTCAGTATGTATCAAATATCTGGGTAAAGCACCAGATTCAGGGTACACGAGTGGTGGGATGGTGAAGCTGAGCTGGCTGAAAGAAGCTTTCTCCGTATGTCCCGAGGATGCTTCCATTGAAGACGTCGAGCACCACACTCGTGCCTACCTTCTATACCTTGTTGGTAGCACGATTTTTTCAACCACGACTGGTAATAAAGTGCCAGTTATGTATCTCCCGTTATTCGAGAATTTTGATGAAGCTGGGAAGTATGCATGGGGTGCAGCAGCGTTGTCCTTCTTATACAGGGCACTCGGTAATGCCTCCCTTAGATCGCAAAGCACTATTAGTGGCTGTTTGACGCTGCTACAG TGCTGGAGTTACTATCGCCTGAATGTTGGTCGGCCTAAACTTCATCACGATCCTATCCATGAATGTTTTCCTTTTGTACTTAGGTGGAAAGGGAAACAAAGCGGTCCAACCTCAAATCGTGACGTGGTCTTCTACCGTAAAGCTTTGGATTCTCTAAAAGCTACCGAT GTTGATTGGTGTCCGTATGCAAATATCAGCCATACTATTATACCCGAGAGCATCTTAAACCAACTCATTCTCGGAAGATCCAAGACAATGTTGATCTGCTTCGACAAGGCAGAAAGACACCTTCCAGATCGTTGCCTAAGGCAGTTTGGCATACATCAAATGGTCCCGGAAGAAGTGCAGCATTGGGAAAGGAAGACCCGTGGTGTTGATGGCGGGGTAGATCTATCTGGGAAAATGGAGGCAGAGATAAATGAGTGGGAAAATCGTCGTTTCCATATTGTGGAGGCTGAGGAAGGCCTCGATGAGGGCCAATACGTGAACTGGTACTCAAGAATCACGCGGAGGCTGGTAGGAAGGCCTATACCTATCTCATCAGAGTTTCAGAGAATG AATGCTGCACTGAGGGACATTGCACATGTAGCAGATACCCTCTCGACGCACGGAATGGACGACCTACAAATACAGTCTGTTACGAGAATCAGGTACATCGTACACGAATGCCTGAGGGATCATGCTGGAACGTCAACCGTGTCCTTGGAAAACTCAgagagtgaggctgtcaagaaGATCAGAGGAAAGGAAAGGGTAAGAAGAAGGGGTACAAGTAAACGCAGACGAAAAGATGATCCTGAGGAATTCTATGCGTCAAGCATGCATATCCAAGTATATAACGTGCCCAATGAGGTTGATCACGAACAAAATCTGGGCCTCCCACGGATTCCTGGTCACGCTTTATCACCCACTCAGAGAATCGGTGGGGTGATGGAAAACAATGGCACTAATGAAGCTGATCAGCACGAAGTCGAAGAAGTTGATGAAGACCACCTTTCTCATGGATCGGAGGAAAATCCATGCGAGTCCCTTACTAATGTTGGTGTTGTAGAGCAGCCCTCGCTGGGAACTAGTGAGGACGTGACCCACCAGAACGATTTCAGTGTCACAGCGTAG
- the LOC121749656 gene encoding protein MAIN-LIKE 2-like isoform X1, with protein sequence MLRNRISRISLFQYLRVIYSWHTGLGLGFTKLDVTTYNNVMDYYATNPGPIDDSILKDQDKHVSAAVWEGQERGALRCHEHTSKLDRWLLTESQIELVKRAGFGYLRLIPAISLDNPLISALVERWRKETNTFHTTVGEMTITLEDVAYLLGLRIDGEPVIGVTYTTCDSVCIKYLGKAPDSGYTSGGMVKLSWLKEAFSVCPEDASIEDVEHHTRAYLLYLVGSTIFSTTTGNKVPVMYLPLFENFDEAGKYAWGAAALSFLYRALGNASLRSQSTISGCLTLLQCWSYYRLNVGRPKLHHDPIHECFPFVLRWKGKQSGPTSNRDVVFYRKALDSLKATDVDWCPYANISHTIIPESILNQLILGRSKTMLICFDKAERHLPDRCLRQFGIHQMVPEEVQHWERKTRGVDGGVDLSGKMEAEINEWENRRFHIVEAEEGLDEGQYVNWYSRITRRLVGRPIPISSEFQRMNAALRDIAHVADTLSTHGMDDLQIQSVTRIRYIVHECLRDHAGTSTVSLENSESEAVKKIRGKERVRRRGTSKRRRKDDPEEFYASSMHIQVYNVPNEVDHEQNLGLPRIPGHALSPTQRIGGVMENNGTNEADQHEVEEVDEDHLSHGSEENPCESLTNVGVVEQPSLGTSEDVTHQNDFSVTA encoded by the exons ATGTTGAGGAATCGTATTTCCAGGATCTCCTTATTTCAATATTTACGTGTGATTTATAGTTGGCACACCGGACTGGGTTTAGGATTTACGAAATTAG ATGTAACTACTTATAACAACGTGATGGATTATTATGCAACCAACCCTGGACCAATTGATGATTCCATTCTAAAAGATCAAGATAAGCATGTTTCAGCTGCAGTTTGGGAGGGACAG GAGAGAGGTGCACTTCGATGCCATGAGCATACTTCAAAGCTTGATCGTTGGCTACTTACTGAGAGTCAAATTGAATTAGTTAAGAGGGCTGGATTTGGCTATTTGAGATTAATCCCCGCAATTAGTCTTGATAATCCACTCATATCTGCTCTAGTGGAGAGATGGAGGAAAGAAACTAATACATTTCATACGACTGTCGGAGAAATGACCATAACACTCGAAGATGTTGCTTACTTGCTTGGACTTCGAATCGATGGTGAACCTGTAATAGGTGTAACGTACACCACCTGTGATTCAGTATGTATCAAATATCTGGGTAAAGCACCAGATTCAGGGTACACGAGTGGTGGGATGGTGAAGCTGAGCTGGCTGAAAGAAGCTTTCTCCGTATGTCCCGAGGATGCTTCCATTGAAGACGTCGAGCACCACACTCGTGCCTACCTTCTATACCTTGTTGGTAGCACGATTTTTTCAACCACGACTGGTAATAAAGTGCCAGTTATGTATCTCCCGTTATTCGAGAATTTTGATGAAGCTGGGAAGTATGCATGGGGTGCAGCAGCGTTGTCCTTCTTATACAGGGCACTCGGTAATGCCTCCCTTAGATCGCAAAGCACTATTAGTGGCTGTTTGACGCTGCTACAG TGCTGGAGTTACTATCGCCTGAATGTTGGTCGGCCTAAACTTCATCACGATCCTATCCATGAATGTTTTCCTTTTGTACTTAGGTGGAAAGGGAAACAAAGCGGTCCAACCTCAAATCGTGACGTGGTCTTCTACCGTAAAGCTTTGGATTCTCTAAAAGCTACCGAT GTTGATTGGTGTCCGTATGCAAATATCAGCCATACTATTATACCCGAGAGCATCTTAAACCAACTCATTCTCGGAAGATCCAAGACAATGTTGATCTGCTTCGACAAGGCAGAAAGACACCTTCCAGATCGTTGCCTAAGGCAGTTTGGCATACATCAAATGGTCCCGGAAGAAGTGCAGCATTGGGAAAGGAAGACCCGTGGTGTTGATGGCGGGGTAGATCTATCTGGGAAAATGGAGGCAGAGATAAATGAGTGGGAAAATCGTCGTTTCCATATTGTGGAGGCTGAGGAAGGCCTCGATGAGGGCCAATACGTGAACTGGTACTCAAGAATCACGCGGAGGCTGGTAGGAAGGCCTATACCTATCTCATCAGAGTTTCAGAGAATG AATGCTGCACTGAGGGACATTGCACATGTAGCAGATACCCTCTCGACGCACGGAATGGACGACCTACAAATACAGTCTGTTACGAGAATCAGGTACATCGTACACGAATGCCTGAGGGATCATGCTGGAACGTCAACCGTGTCCTTGGAAAACTCAgagagtgaggctgtcaagaaGATCAGAGGAAAGGAAAGGGTAAGAAGAAGGGGTACAAGTAAACGCAGACGAAAAGATGATCCTGAGGAATTCTATGCGTCAAGCATGCATATCCAAGTATATAACGTGCCCAATGAGGTTGATCACGAACAAAATCTGGGCCTCCCACGGATTCCTGGTCACGCTTTATCACCCACTCAGAGAATCGGTGGGGTGATGGAAAACAATGGCACTAATGAAGCTGATCAGCACGAAGTCGAAGAAGTTGATGAAGACCACCTTTCTCATGGATCGGAGGAAAATCCATGCGAGTCCCTTACTAATGTTGGTGTTGTAGAGCAGCCCTCGCTGGGAACTAGTGAGGACGTGACCCACCAGAACGATTTCAGTGTCACAGCGTAG
- the LOC121748745 gene encoding protein MAIN-LIKE 2-like isoform X1 yields MKSEDYYSAPNVTTYNNVMDYYSTNPGPIDDSILKDQDKHVSAAVWEGQERGALRCHEHTSKLDRWLLTESQIELVKRAGFGYLRLIPAISLDNPLISALVERWRKETNTFHMTVGEMTITLEDVAYLLGLRINGEPVIGVTYTTCDSVCIKYLGKAPDSGYTSGGMVKLSWLKEAFSVCPEDASIEDVERHTRAYLLYLVGSTIFSTTTGNKVPVMYLPLFENFDEAGKYAWGAAALSFLYRALGNASLRSQSTISGCLTLLQCWSYYRLNVGRPKLHHNPIHECFPFVLRWKGKQNGPTSNRDVVFYRKALDSLKATDVDWCPYANISHTIIPESILNQLILGRSKTMLICFDKAERHLPDRCLRQFGIHQMVPEEVQHWERKTRGVDGGVDLSGKMEAEINEWENRRFHIVEAEEGIDEGQYVNWYSRITRRLVGRPIPISSEFQRMNAALRDIAHVADTLSTHGMDDLQIQAVTRIRYIAHECLRDHAGTSTVSLDNSESEAVKKIRGKERVRRRGTSKRRRKDDPEEFYASGMHIQVYNVPNEVDHEQHLCLTRNPGHGVMENNGTTEADQHEVEEVDEDHLSHGSEENPCESLTNVGVVEQASLGTSEDVTHQNDFSVTA; encoded by the exons ATGAAGTCTGAAGATTATTATTCGGCCCCCA ATGTAACTACTTATAACAACGTGATGGATTATTATTCAACCAACCCTGGACCAATTGATGATTCCATTCTAAAAGATCAAGATAAGCATGTTTCAGCTGCAGTTTGGGAGGGACAG GAGAGAGGTGCACTTCGATGCCATGAGCATACTTCAAAGCTTGATCGTTGGCTACTTACTGAGAGTCAAATTGAATTAGTTAAGAGGGCTGGATTTGGCTATTTGAGATTAATCCCCGCAATTAGTCTTGATAATCCACTCATATCTGCTCTAGTGGAGAGATGGAGGAAAGAAACTAATACATTTCATATGACTGTCGGAGAAATGACCATAACACTCGAAGATGTTGCTTACTTGCTTGGACTTCGAATCAATGGTGAACCTGTAATAGGTGTAACGTACACCACCTGTGATTCAGTATGTATCAAATATCTGGGTAAAGCACCAGATTCAGGGTACACGAGTGGTGGGATGGTGAAGCTGAGCTGGCTGAAAGAAGCTTTCTCCGTATGTCCCGAGGATGCTTCCATTGAAGACGTCGAGCGCCACACTCGTGCCTACCTTCTATACCTTGTTGGTAGCACGATTTTTTCAACCACGACCGGTAATAAAGTGCCAGTTATGTATCTCCCGTTATTTGAGAATTTTGATGAAGCTGGGAAGTATGCATGGGGTGCAGCAGCATTGTCCTTCTTATACAGGGCACTCGGTAATGCCTCCCTTAGATCGCAAAGCACTATTAGTGGCTGTTTGACGCTGCTACAG TGCTGGAGTTACTATCGCCTGAATGTTGGTCGGCCTAAACTTCATCACAATCCTATCCATGAATGTTTTCCTTTTGTACTTAGGTGGAAAGGGAAACAAAACGGTCCAACCTCAAATCGTGACGTGGTCTTCTACCGTAAAGCTTTGGATTCTCTAAAAGCTACCGAT GTTGATTGGTGTCCGTATGCAAATATCAGCCATACTATTATACCCGAGAGCATCTTAAACCAACTCATTCTCGGAAGATCCAAGACAATGTTGATCTGCTTCGACAAGGCCGAAAGACACCTTCCAGATCGTTGCCTGAGGCAGTTTGGCATACATCAAATGGTCCCGGAAGAAGTGCAGCATTGGGAAAGGAAGACCCGTGGTGTTGATGGCGGGGTAGATCTATCTGGGAAAATGGAGGCAGAGATAAATGAGTGGGAAAATCGTCGTTTCCATATTGTGGAGGCTGAGGAAGGCATCGATGAGGGCCAATACGTGAACTGGTACTCAAGAATCACGCGGAGGCTGGTAGGAAGGCCTATACCTATCTCATCAGAGTTTCAGAGAATG AATGCTGCACTGAGGGACATTGCACATGTAGCAGATACCCTCTCGACGCACGGAATGGACGACCTACAAATACAGGCTGTTACGAGAATCAGGTACATCGCACACGAATGCCTGAGGGATCATGCTGGAACGTCAACCGTGTCCTTGGACAACTCAgagagtgaggctgtcaagaaGATCAGAGGAAAGGAAAGGGTAAGAAGAAGGGGTACAAGTAAACGCAGACGAAAAGATGATCCTGAGGAATTCTATGCGTCAGGCATGCATATCCAAGTATATAACGTTCCCAATGAGGTTGATCACGAACAACATCTGTGCCTCACACGGAATCCTGGTCATGGGGTGATGGAAAACAATGGCACTACTGAAGCTGACCAGCACGAAGTCGAAGAAGTTGATGAAGACCACCTTTCTCATGGATCGGAGGAAAATCCATGCGAGTCCCTTACTAATGTTGGTGTTGTAGAGCAGGCCTCGCTGGGAACTAGTGAGGACGTGACCCACCAGAACGATTTCAGTGTCACAGCGTAG
- the LOC121748745 gene encoding protein MAIN-LIKE 2-like isoform X2 produces the protein MGRFNVFDVTTYNNVMDYYSTNPGPIDDSILKDQDKHVSAAVWEGQERGALRCHEHTSKLDRWLLTESQIELVKRAGFGYLRLIPAISLDNPLISALVERWRKETNTFHMTVGEMTITLEDVAYLLGLRINGEPVIGVTYTTCDSVCIKYLGKAPDSGYTSGGMVKLSWLKEAFSVCPEDASIEDVERHTRAYLLYLVGSTIFSTTTGNKVPVMYLPLFENFDEAGKYAWGAAALSFLYRALGNASLRSQSTISGCLTLLQCWSYYRLNVGRPKLHHNPIHECFPFVLRWKGKQNGPTSNRDVVFYRKALDSLKATDVDWCPYANISHTIIPESILNQLILGRSKTMLICFDKAERHLPDRCLRQFGIHQMVPEEVQHWERKTRGVDGGVDLSGKMEAEINEWENRRFHIVEAEEGIDEGQYVNWYSRITRRLVGRPIPISSEFQRMNAALRDIAHVADTLSTHGMDDLQIQAVTRIRYIAHECLRDHAGTSTVSLDNSESEAVKKIRGKERVRRRGTSKRRRKDDPEEFYASGMHIQVYNVPNEVDHEQHLCLTRNPGHGVMENNGTTEADQHEVEEVDEDHLSHGSEENPCESLTNVGVVEQASLGTSEDVTHQNDFSVTA, from the exons ATGGGTCGATTCAATGTATTCG ATGTAACTACTTATAACAACGTGATGGATTATTATTCAACCAACCCTGGACCAATTGATGATTCCATTCTAAAAGATCAAGATAAGCATGTTTCAGCTGCAGTTTGGGAGGGACAG GAGAGAGGTGCACTTCGATGCCATGAGCATACTTCAAAGCTTGATCGTTGGCTACTTACTGAGAGTCAAATTGAATTAGTTAAGAGGGCTGGATTTGGCTATTTGAGATTAATCCCCGCAATTAGTCTTGATAATCCACTCATATCTGCTCTAGTGGAGAGATGGAGGAAAGAAACTAATACATTTCATATGACTGTCGGAGAAATGACCATAACACTCGAAGATGTTGCTTACTTGCTTGGACTTCGAATCAATGGTGAACCTGTAATAGGTGTAACGTACACCACCTGTGATTCAGTATGTATCAAATATCTGGGTAAAGCACCAGATTCAGGGTACACGAGTGGTGGGATGGTGAAGCTGAGCTGGCTGAAAGAAGCTTTCTCCGTATGTCCCGAGGATGCTTCCATTGAAGACGTCGAGCGCCACACTCGTGCCTACCTTCTATACCTTGTTGGTAGCACGATTTTTTCAACCACGACCGGTAATAAAGTGCCAGTTATGTATCTCCCGTTATTTGAGAATTTTGATGAAGCTGGGAAGTATGCATGGGGTGCAGCAGCATTGTCCTTCTTATACAGGGCACTCGGTAATGCCTCCCTTAGATCGCAAAGCACTATTAGTGGCTGTTTGACGCTGCTACAG TGCTGGAGTTACTATCGCCTGAATGTTGGTCGGCCTAAACTTCATCACAATCCTATCCATGAATGTTTTCCTTTTGTACTTAGGTGGAAAGGGAAACAAAACGGTCCAACCTCAAATCGTGACGTGGTCTTCTACCGTAAAGCTTTGGATTCTCTAAAAGCTACCGAT GTTGATTGGTGTCCGTATGCAAATATCAGCCATACTATTATACCCGAGAGCATCTTAAACCAACTCATTCTCGGAAGATCCAAGACAATGTTGATCTGCTTCGACAAGGCCGAAAGACACCTTCCAGATCGTTGCCTGAGGCAGTTTGGCATACATCAAATGGTCCCGGAAGAAGTGCAGCATTGGGAAAGGAAGACCCGTGGTGTTGATGGCGGGGTAGATCTATCTGGGAAAATGGAGGCAGAGATAAATGAGTGGGAAAATCGTCGTTTCCATATTGTGGAGGCTGAGGAAGGCATCGATGAGGGCCAATACGTGAACTGGTACTCAAGAATCACGCGGAGGCTGGTAGGAAGGCCTATACCTATCTCATCAGAGTTTCAGAGAATG AATGCTGCACTGAGGGACATTGCACATGTAGCAGATACCCTCTCGACGCACGGAATGGACGACCTACAAATACAGGCTGTTACGAGAATCAGGTACATCGCACACGAATGCCTGAGGGATCATGCTGGAACGTCAACCGTGTCCTTGGACAACTCAgagagtgaggctgtcaagaaGATCAGAGGAAAGGAAAGGGTAAGAAGAAGGGGTACAAGTAAACGCAGACGAAAAGATGATCCTGAGGAATTCTATGCGTCAGGCATGCATATCCAAGTATATAACGTTCCCAATGAGGTTGATCACGAACAACATCTGTGCCTCACACGGAATCCTGGTCATGGGGTGATGGAAAACAATGGCACTACTGAAGCTGACCAGCACGAAGTCGAAGAAGTTGATGAAGACCACCTTTCTCATGGATCGGAGGAAAATCCATGCGAGTCCCTTACTAATGTTGGTGTTGTAGAGCAGGCCTCGCTGGGAACTAGTGAGGACGTGACCCACCAGAACGATTTCAGTGTCACAGCGTAG